A window of Bdellovibrionales bacterium genomic DNA:
CTCCAAGGAGTCCCTAGCTGAACCAAATCTCAGGAGTCCAGGATCTTCAAACATGCGTCCGGCAGCAGCGCTCCCTTTGTGAGCACTGCACCAAGCCGAACTCGATCCTGAATTCCTAACATTTAGTTCAGCCAGCTCCGTGTGTCTTGGATACAACAGATTCACCGAAGGCTTGCGGGCCAGCCGCTGTATAAAAATCTAGATCTTTCTTTTCGAAGCTTTCACTGTGAAATGATCTGGTGATTGTAAAAATCCAAATAGAGATCAATATGATCCCTCTTAGATGAAACATTGCTAATGAAACTTCCGAATGACGGTGGGAAGTTCAGAGATCCGTCTCTTGATTCGGCGTCCATCCGACATTAATACAGCGGCTGGCCTGCAAGCCTTCGGTGATTCTGTTATGTCCAAAAGACATAGGGAGCTAGCTGAACTAAATCTCAGGGGTTCAGGATCGAGTTCGGCTTGGTGCAGTGCTCACAAAGGGAGCGCTGCTGCCGGACGCATGTTTGAAGATCCTGGACTCCTGAGATTTGGTTCAGCTAGGGACTCCTTGGAGTTTGGAACAACAATCAAGCAGGCCAGTTTAAGTTCCGTCAGTCAGCCCTCCGGCGGAGAGCCACTGATTTCAGTCAGTGCCGAGAGGTCTTTTAGGTAAAGAGACCGGTTTTTCTTTTTGATCAAACGTTCATCAGTAAAATCTTTGAGACACCGAATGATGGTTTCCTTGGCGGCACCTATCCAGTTAGAGAGGTCAGTTCTTGTCATTTGAATACTGATTCGCCATCCTTGAGAAGTTTCTTCGCCAAATTTATCCTTTAGGATCAGGAGGGCCTCAGCCAGGCGCTCTCGAACACTTTTCTGGCAAAAGGACTGAAGATGCCGTTCAGCTCTTGCGATCTCCAATCCCATTCTACGTAGAATTTCAAGGGAGAATTTTGAATCGATTTCGATAAGTCTAAT
This region includes:
- a CDS encoding Crp/Fnr family transcriptional regulator: MFSSLSNEALDDLSQSKTSEIHKKGEHFFEKGETAGYIHCLQSGSAKVSLSPATSKTQSIVRIAGPGEVLGYRCVFSSPTFRGTTTALSESVSCRISTNTIIRLIEIDSKFSLEILRRMGLEIARAERHLQSFCQKSVRERLAEALLILKDKFGEETSQGWRISIQMTRTDLSNWIGAAKETIIRCLKDFTDERLIKKKNRSLYLKDLSALTEISGSPPEG